The sequence GGAGGAAGCGGCGGAAGCGGTGAAACGAAAGGAAGCGTTTTATTTATAAGCACAGTGACGGCTCCGGGTTTTGCGAGAAATGGCTTCGATTTCGGATTAGTTGGCTGTTCTTCAACAGCAGAGCTGGGTGGCGGTGTAGGAGGAATTGTCACGATCTTCTGTTCCGGCATTTGAAATTTATAATTTATTTGAATATCAGGGGTAGCTTCTGGCCTTTTTTCTGCCTCAACTCCAATTCTAGTTCCGGTGCTTAAAGGATTATTTATGCTCATTTTGCCGGCAGAAGCTTCGGCCTCGTTCATCGTCTTATTGGTTGCTGGGGTTTCGGCATAGGCTGATGTGATGAAGCTTGGGAGGTTGAGGTTTGTTTTTGGTGTGCATGGCTTGAGTTGTTTTGGATTATAATATTTGTTTTTTGAGCCAGGTTGAGGGGGATAATATGAATTTGGTGGCGTGCAGTTATCGCATGGAATCTTCCCATATGGAAGATCAGACCACCCGTCACAATCGGCATCATTTTCATAGCAACTTTCGCCTTTTGGTCCTTTTTTGTCAGAAATAATATTTACCGGCGGCATGTGTATTATCTCATCACCAACTTTACATTTCAGCCCTTCGCAAATATCCCCTACTCCATCGCCACTGGTATCTTTTTGATCAGGGTTATAACATTTTCCTGCATCCGTTTCAGCTGGTGGATACGGCCAACCGTTAATAGTCGGTCCCGGTGTTAAGCAAAGAGTCGAAACACTCTCGGGACAGTTGTCACACTTGAGGTTTGAAAGCAGGATATTTTCTGGATCCGCATCATTAAAACCATCCTTATCGATATCTCTCTCGCACTGGCAAAAATCCGGCACGCCGTCGGGCTTTCCATTTAAACCACCAGTGTCCCAGTCTTTCCCGCTGTCGTCTTTGTACCATGAAGGAACTTCTTTGTCAGACATGGCATCACTTACTAGATTAGCATCCCCAGTAACATACTCCTTACATTTCTTGGGCCCCTCAAATACTATCGGGGCGCCAAGGACCACGCCCAGGTTCATGTGGCTATCCACACGCAATTTTCTCACGCCGCAAACTTTCGAAGAGCCTTGCACGCAATTCGAATTGTTTGGAGAATCTAAATACGCAAGTTGTTCGCCTATGGCAACCGGATATGTTTCAGGCGTTGTGAATGGGCTGATTGTGCCGTCTGCAATCTGGAAAAAATAAGCTCTCGCCTCTTCTTTGTCGTCTTTATTGGTATAAATGCGTTGATCGCCCACCCAAACACCTGCCAAAATATCTCTCGACAAATCGGCTCCTGAAAATGCGATTGAAGAAAGTTGGGCGTTATTTACAATTTGACCGTTTACGTCCTCTTTAATTCCCCCTTCAAATTGGCCTATTTCGCTATATTGGCAAATGCCGTCTTTCTTTTCGCCTTTAACGAGCGTAAAATAATTGGCGAATGTCGGCGTTTTGTAAGGTTCTAAATTTTTTGCCCATGTGAACGCAAAACCCTGACAGTCTGTTCCAAAATCTACCACTGCTATTTGATACGCCCTGAAATCATCGTTTTTATCTGTGTATGCAGGCGTTATCTCTGGTTGTCCGTTCTTCAAAAAGAATTTTTCAATTCCTGCGCTCGTGGTTATCAGGACGGAATCTTTGTCAACAACAGTCATGTCATATGGCTCCGTGCCAAGCAGTGGTTTGAAGCCTTGATACGCAAATGGGGGGGTGTCGGAAATGGTATCCAACGCGTTGCCAAAATAGTATGTGAGATAACCTGAAGAATCGGAAATCATCCCTCTATCGGCTATGACCAAGTCGGAAAGCTCGTCCTGAACCTGCGCTTTAAAATTGGGACTTGCAACGGCTATGGGCATTGTCTCTCTAAGACAGCCCTTATCAAACAATTGTTTGGGCGTCGTGGTTGCAATCATAGCTAACTGACTGCATTTAGGATTCGTGTAAAACGACGGCACGAAAGTCCATAATTCCAACAGATCTGTTTCATCGTTGAAACGATAATAAGCAATCAATTTAAAATCTTTGCCGGACTTGTAGTCGGAAAAAAAGAGCGGATTATTTTTATGAGAATAGCTTACTGTGACTATGCCGTATGGCCGCGAATCTTTAAAATCGACAGCCGTTGCAGAATAAGCGTTGTCTGGCAGGATAGGAAATCCTCCGCTATAAGGCGTTTGCCAATTAGCTAAATTAACATTATTATTTTCACCGCTATCAAACCGAACATCCGCTAGCGACAGTTCTATGAAGCCGCCGGGAAATGGCCCGGCGGTTTCAAGCACACTCTTAAACGTGTTTGCTTCCTTCTCAGGCATTGTTGCAAGCTCAGACTGGAATTCTTTGTCGCAAACGACGCTAAGAGTAGCCGCCTTAGCTATTTGATCTTTAAGGTATACAAGCTCCGACAAAGGAGAAAAAAAGCTAAGGTATCTTCTTGTCGCTGAACTTATATCCATGAATTTTTTAAGTAGCGGCCTATTAATATTAGATACAATACTATCCCAGCAACTATCGTAGCCCCCCGGAGCGTTGACACACGATCCCAGATCATCAAAAATACCACTGCACGCATCTTCCGCTTCATCCTGAATTTCAAGAAGTCTGTACGAATGCCCTTTCACCATATAATAGTCATCAACATAAAATTCTTTTATCTCTCCATTTTCATCAGGATATTTAGCGGTCAAATTATCTGAAGAAAAATTTACGGAATCCGGAAAGGTGGAATGGCTAAAAAAACCTATGTCATATACACTTGCTGTCGATTTTTCATTCTGAAAAATAGCCTCTAAAGGCTCGCTCATTAAGGGGACGGGGTTCCCATCGAGCGCGCCCTTGGAAATCGTGTCGGCAAATGCCGGTGCGGTGAAGAATAAGGTGAGTACGAATGCGGCTGTGCGCAGGAGATTGCCACGGCTCACGCCTCGCAATGACAGACATTTAAGTATCTTCATAATAGCGCTCCTTGTTCTCAAGACCCCCTGCTTACATTTTATAGCGTTCTAAAACCAATGCATAAAAATCTTCGATATCCTTCAAGTTCTCCTTCAGGATAGATCTCAGAACATCGGTATCCACTTCACTGTACTCATGAACGGCGATATTTCTGAAACCCACCATTGAGATCATCTTTTTCATCAGAACGGCGTCGATCACGCCCGCCTTTTGCAATAATCTGAAATTCTCGGCCAGGTCGTCGGGGAGCCCCAATCCTTCGCTTGAAACCACATGGCTTGCAAGGTCGATCGTCGATTGTACCGCGCGCTGGAGATTCAGAACGAATATCTCCTCGGTGTCCAGATCGTCCAGAGATGAGGGTCCG comes from Deltaproteobacteria bacterium CG11_big_fil_rev_8_21_14_0_20_49_13 and encodes:
- a CDS encoding transcriptional regulator, whose protein sequence is MVDRDIVLEKIKNIQNCLKRIKDKTKGGPSSLDDLDTEEIFVLNLQRAVQSTIDLASHVVSSEGLGLPDDLAENFRLLQKAGVIDAVLMKKMISMVGFRNIAVHEYSEVDTDVLRSILKENLKDIEDFYALVLERYKM